Genomic segment of Triticum aestivum cultivar Chinese Spring chromosome 6A, IWGSC CS RefSeq v2.1, whole genome shotgun sequence:
CTAGTATGATGAACAGATATGATCCCACATTTCTCATGAATTGTTCCTCTTCTGCAAGTTTCCGTTGCAATTCTGATTGGAGTTTGCTGATAGTATGTTGATTGAATCCAAGGGCATGGGCGTGGAGAGCAAGAACATGATGCACATAACTGATTTTGGCCTGGTCTTCTAGCAGAGAATTACATGGTGCACGACACAAAGAGGCATCGTTCTCTCATTTTCTTCTGCTATCGTGTTGCAAGTTATTCTTTTCCAGTGTAGTGGTCCTCTTTGTATTGCACACCATTGTTATATCTGTATTTCAAGTATGCGAATTGGGTAGGTAGTGTTGGATGAAATTAGTAGGAAATAGTTTTGCCCTACATTGAGTTTTGGTTTCACGATCTGTGCACAGAAAATGCTTGGTGAAAAAGTTCTTCTGCCTTTGATCCAGTGATAAGCCTTTCAAGTTTCCAGCCAACAATAGACAAGAAATTTAGTAATAGAAAAGGCAATAGCATGTTCTATAAGATGTGATCAACCTAATTGTCATTTATTTGGAGAGTTTATCGATTCATGTCTGCACGATCCATAATTTTCTAAGATGAGATGGTGTATGTGCGTCTGATGCCAATATCAAAATTTGTTTGCACGGTTCATCTCAACACTAATTCTAGACGTCGCAGCAAGGCGCTCCTTTGCTATATCCATAGAGATGAGAGCTTCATTCATAGGATACCAGATGTGCTACTAGTTCCTTTCCGCAAAGATACATTTTTGTTGCGAGGCACCAACATACATTTTCAGCCTAGTAAACGAAACAAAAAATACACTCACAATATCTAGCCTTTATATCTCAGCGAAAAGTAGATGAACGTCAACAGGTTCAGCACGCTGAGACCAGCCATCATCCAGAAGAAGTAATCGAGGTGGCCTTCGTTGAGGTCATCCGGGATCCACCCGGGCGCGCCGCCACGCCCCGTCGCCGACGCGACCACGCCGAGCACGGCGGAGTTGAGGTAGTTCCCGGCCGAGATGGCGAGCTGGGCGAGCGCCgcgcccatgctcttcatggtctcgGGGGACTCGTCATAGAAGAACTCCATGATGCCGACGCTGGTGAACACCTCGGCAACTCCAAGCACGACGTAGGACGGCGTCTGCCACATGATGTTCACGCTCCGGCCGGCTCTGGCCGCCTTCAGCCGCCTCATCTCGACCGACGCGGAGTAGGCCATGGCGAGCATGGACAGCGCGAGGCCGACGCCGAGGCGCTGCAGCTGCGAGAGGCCCCGGTCCCTCCCGGTGGCGCGTCGGACAAGCGGCACCAGCACGAGGTCATAGATGGGGATGAAGGCTGCCACAGCGAGGATGTCGAAAGTGGAGAGGGAGGCCGGCGGGACCGTGAACCGGCTGACGCGGTTGTCCATGGCCATGCCCTGCTCGATCAGGGTCGACGACATCTGAGCGGTGACcgcaaagaagaagaggagagacgCCCAGACGGGGCACATCCGCAGAAGCATCTTCAGCTCCTCGACCTGGGACACAGTGCATGTCCTCCATGGGTCCATCGTCTCCACGGCCTTGCCCGAAGAAGGTGGCACTACAATGGCAGCCCTGTCAAGGAACCTGAACTGACTGGTACGCTCAGTGCTGCAATTCACCTGACTCGGGGACATTTCCTCCTCATGCAGCGGGGCTGAGCCATCATCAGGCAACTTGAGACGATAATTCCTTGCAGCAGCGACGACCACCTGTGACAACCTCTTCAGAGGGTTTCCACCCAGTTTCTTGTACCGGTAAACCTTCCTGCCGGAGACGAACACGACGAGCCCGAAGCCCATCAACACCATCGGGATCGCGTACCCGACTCCCCACCCGACATTGTCCTGCACCCACACAAGCACGGTCGTCGACAGCAGAGAGCCGACGTTAATCAGGAAGTAGTACCAGTTGAAGAAGGAGCCCTTGGTCACCCGCTCCACCGGGTCAGCGGTGTCGAACTGGTCCGCCCCGAGGGCTGACGTGCACGGCTTGATGCCGCCGGTCCCCACGGCGACGAGGTAGAGCCCTAGGTAGACCATGGCACGCTGGATTTCGCTGGTGCTTAAAGAGGGCATCAGCACCGGGATCGACGCTGACAATGTCATAACCAGCATCCCCTGCCAGCACAAGAGAACTAGTATTCAGAATGTTGTGCATTGCAGATATTACACATTAAACATTTTTTTCAGACAAACGAAAAATTCTCTTTATGTATTGAGAGAAAAACTTACAACGGTATAGACTGAAAGGAAGACTACTATTGCCCGGTATCTCCCCCAGTATGTGTCGGCCAAGAAGGCTCCGATGAGCGGCGTGAAGAAGCAACTGCCGATCCAGGTCGACACGTTCCTCGCGGCGTCGACATTGCTCTCGTGCAGCACGCTCGTGAGGTACGTGACCAAGTTCTTCTGGATCCCGAAGAAGCAGATGCCTTCGGTGAATTCAGCACCTAACATGAATGTGATGTGCAGGAGTCAACTGATTAGTTTGGAAGGGCCAATGCAAGTGGGAAAATGAGGAAGATTGTGCGAACATTTTTCCAATACCTAAAATGAAGTAGCATGCCCTCCAGTTCCCTGTGCTACGCCTCCTGGCAGGCTGTTTGTTGATATCAACTGTTCCATCACTTGTATGCTCTAAACCATCATCCTGATGAGCAGTACAAACAAAAGTTTCAGTAATACTGACCGTAAGTTTAATATAGGAAACACCAAGCAGCAAGTGTCTCTGTTCTTTCAATACAGAAGTAGCAAGATGCAGGATTATGTACATTCAGATGAAAAAAAAAGTGCTCAAATGAAAACGTTAATTGCAATCCTCGACACGGTTCATTTTACTCCCCTTGCAGTACTGAAAATTATCTCTCTTGTATTGATTCTTAAGTTAACAAAATTCTGAGCTGAGAATGTTTGTTCCAATAGCTGATGATCTCTAAAAAGAAAATGACTAGCTAGAGGGATAAAGCATGGCGAAGAGAACAAATGTGACCTGAGGAGACAGGTGGTGAATCAGCGGCTTCTCCTCATCTGCTGCTGCTTCCATGTGAGCCCCAGAAATGTTGGTGCTCACTGCTCAGCAGCAATACTTATCAAGCAGCAGTATGACGATAAATACGAGGACTGTGTGTGACTCAACTCCCTTTGCCTTGATAGTGGGAAGCATGCGCCGTTGCTTCTTAAAGAGAAAGGTTCATCTGCAGAGAAATGTAAAGTTTCAAACAAATTCAgcaagaacaggagagagagaaCTGAATACCTACCTGATAGAGGAGAACTACTAGCGCTGAGGTTGGGAGAGATTCGGaggccctcttcctcttcctccgtgACTGAATCTGATCTGAATGTCGCCGGCCGGGCAACAGTTGGTTCCAATTAATCAGCAGTTCGAGTAGTGAGTGAGCTGCCATGCCATGGTGTAGGTAGGTCGAGGTGTCACATACAGGGCCACTCGTCTCACCAACCAACGACGCAGCATAGCCCAACCAATGGCTCACGTCCTTCCGCGTCGCCGTATCCATGAGTTTGGAACCAAAAATACATTGACGCAGACAGGACAAACGCCAAGTTTACATCAGGTGATTATAAGCACGGCATATCTTCACTTATCATCAGGAAGCAACGTCTGTATAAACTAATAAACTTTCAGTTCATAGTTACAC
This window contains:
- the LOC123128842 gene encoding protein NRT1/ PTR FAMILY 8.3, yielding MEAAADEEKPLIHHLSPQDDGLEHTSDGTVDINKQPARRRSTGNWRACYFILGAEFTEGICFFGIQKNLVTYLTSVLHESNVDAARNVSTWIGSCFFTPLIGAFLADTYWGRYRAIVVFLSVYTVGMLVMTLSASIPVLMPSLSTSEIQRAMVYLGLYLVAVGTGGIKPCTSALGADQFDTADPVERVTKGSFFNWYYFLINVGSLLSTTVLVWVQDNVGWGVGYAIPMVLMGFGLVVFVSGRKVYRYKKLGGNPLKRLSQVVVAAARNYRLKLPDDGSAPLHEEEMSPSQVNCSTERTSQFRFLDRAAIVVPPSSGKAVETMDPWRTCTVSQVEELKMLLRMCPVWASLLFFFAVTAQMSSTLIEQGMAMDNRVSRFTVPPASLSTFDILAVAAFIPIYDLVLVPLVRRATGRDRGLSQLQRLGVGLALSMLAMAYSASVEMRRLKAARAGRSVNIMWQTPSYVVLGVAEVFTSVGIMEFFYDESPETMKSMGAALAQLAISAGNYLNSAVLGVVASATGRGGAPGWIPDDLNEGHLDYFFWMMAGLSVLNLLTFIYFSLRYKG